DNA from Kineococcus mangrovi:
CAGCAGCGCCAGGCCGGAGGAGTAGATGTCCATGACCGCGCCGCCGACGAGGCCGAGGACCGCGACGACGGCGAACGGGACGAGGAACCAGGTCGGCAGGATCCCCGTGAGCGCCCCGACGGGGTCCTGGGCGACGGTCTCGCTCAGGCCGGGCTGCGAGCCGACGACGAGCGCGCCGAAGACGAGGAGCACGGCCGGGCCCAGGGAGGACCCGAGCGTCGTCCAGAGCACGACGCCTCCGCTGGAGGCGTCCCGCGGCAGGTACCGGGAGTAGTCGGCCGCGGCGTTGGCCCAGCCGAGCCCGAACCCGGTCATGACCATCGTGAAGGCGCCGACGACGGCGGCGGTGTCCCCGGCGGGCAGGGCGAGCACGGTGCCGAGGTCGATGGACCCGGCGGCGAAGACGATGTACGCCACCGTCAGCACCGCGGTGACGACGGTGATCCAGCGCTGCACCCGCATGATGACGCGGAAGCCGAGCGTCCCGGCGAGCACGACGAGCCCGACCACGACGACGAGCGCGACGAGCTTGGTGCCCGTCCCGCCGCCGGCGCCGAGGCGGTCCAGCACCGTCGCGGTCGCGAGGACGGCGACGGCGGCCAGCGACGTCTCCCACCCCAGCGTCAGCAACCACGACACGAGCGAGGGCAGCCGGTTGCCGTGGACGCCGAAGGCCGCGCGGGACAACGTCATCGTGGGCGCCGACCCGCGCTTGCCGGCGATGGCGACGAGGCCGACGACGACGTAGGACAGGAACACCCCGGCCACCGAGACCCCGGTCGCCTGCCAGAACGAGATGCCGAAGCCGAGGACGAAGGACCCGTAGCTGACGGCCAGCACCGACACGTTCGCGGCGAACCAGGGCCAGAACAGGTCGCGGGGCCGGCCGTGCCGCTCGTCCTGGCCGACGGCGTTGACGCCGTTGAGCTCGACCTCCACCCCGCCCACGCGGGCCTGCGGGGTCGCGGGCACCTCGCTCACCGTCGTCCCCCCGCCTCGTCCGGCCCGTCGCGGTCCGCGTCGATGATCACCCGAGGCAGCGTAGGGCGCCGGCGCGGCCGTCCCCGGCTCACGCGCCGTCCAGCCAGGCCGCCAGACCGGCACCGAGGACCCGCCGCGTGCGCGCGCTCATCCCCGTCACGCGCGACCCGTGCCCGGCGAGCGCGGCGAGGTCGGTGTCGGAGAACCCCCACACGTCGCGGGCGACGGCGTACTGCTCGCTCACCCCGCGGCCGAACCACAGCTGGTCGTCGGCGTTGAGGGTGAGGCCCACCCCCGCGCGGTGCAGGACCGGGGCCGGGTGGGAGGCGAGGTCGGGGACGACGCCCAGCGCGACGTTGGAGACGGGGGCCACGTCCAGGACGACGCCCGCCTCGACGAGCCGCCGCACGAAGGCGGGGTTCTCCACCGACCGCACGCCGTGCGAGATCCGCGACGCGCCGAGGACGTCGACGGCCTCGGCGACGCACTCCCAGCCGCCGGTCTGCCCGGCGTGCGCGACGACCGGCAACCCGGCGGCGCGGGCCCGCGCGGCGTGGTCGGCGAACCGGTGCAGCCCGGACGGCTCCTCGAAACCCGCCGTCCCGAACGCCGTGACGCCCGCTCCGGCGAACTCGACGGCGACGTCCGTCAGGTCCGCGGCGACCGGTTCGTCCTGGTCGGTGTTCACGGTCACGAGCGCCCCGACCTCGATCCCGTGCCGCGCCGCCGCGTCCGCGAGCGCCGCCAGGACGACGCGCGTCACGTCGCGCAGGCTGCCCAGCCGGGGCGCGTACAGCTGCGGCTCGACGGCGGGCTCGAAGTAGACGACGCCCTGCGCGGCCTCCTGGGCGACCAGGGCCTCGCACAGCTCGGCGAGGTCGTCGAGGTCGGCCACGAGCGCCGGGACGCGGCCGTACGCCTCGAAGAACTCCCACACGTCCCGCCAGCCACCGGGTCCGCCGGGGGTGCCGACCCGTTCGGGCAGGTCGACCTCGACGCCGCGCCGGCGCGCCAGGGCGAGCACGGCGTCCCGGGGGTAGGACCCGTCGAGGTGGGCGTGGACGTGGACCTTCGGCAGCGCGGTCAGGGACCGGGGGGAGGGCACCGGGCCAACCTAGGCAGAGCGGGACCACCGTGTCGCACGAAGAGCTGTTCTGCGAGCATCCGGGGTGTGGGCGAGCGGACGGGGCGGGGTGGGGGTGAGCTCGACGTCCGGTCGTTGCGCTACCTCGTGGCCGTCGCGCGCGAACGCAGCTTCACGACCGCGGCGGCGTTGCTGCAGGTGTCCCAGCCGGCGCTGAGCCAGGCGATCGCGCGGATGGAGGCCCTCGTCGGGGGCCGGCTCGTCGTCCGCGACGCGCGGGGGGTGGCCCGCGAGGGGCCGGCGCTGACGCCCGCCGGTCAGGCCCTGCTCGCCGACGCGGCGCACGTCGGCGAGGTCCTGGACCGGGCCCTGGCCCGGGCCCGCCGCGCCGCCGCGGCGGGGGAGCGCGAACGCCTCACGGTGGGCATCGGCACCTCCACCCCGCGCCGGGTCTCGACCCGCCTGGTCGAGGCCACCCGGGAGAGCCCGCTGCTCGACGTCGTCCTGCGGCACGTCCCCTGGGGCCGGGAGCTGCAGGACCTGCGCGACGGCAGCGTCGACGTCGTCTTCCTCCACCTGGCCCCGGGCCAGGGGGTGGACCCGCGGTTGCGGACCGCCCACGTCAGCGACGTGGAGCGGGTCGCGGTCTTCGCCGGTGGGCACCGGCTCGCGGGGGCGGGCTCGCTGTCCGTGGCCGAGCTGGACGACGAGCCCATCGTCGACGCGGGCAGCGACCGGGACGTCTGGCTCGTCGACCCCCGCCCGTCGGGGGTCTCACCGGTGGTCGTGGGACCGCCCGCCACGACCGTCGAGGAGATGCTGGCCGTCGTGGCGACGGGCCGGGCCATGGCGATCACGTCCGCGACCGTGGCGGCGGCGCACCGGTCCGACGACATCGCCTTCGTCCCGCTGCGCGACCTCGCACCCCTCGCGCTGCACCTGGCTGCCCTCGCCGACGACGGGCGCCCGGTGGTGGCCGACCTGCTCGCCTCGTTCTGACCCCCGGGGCTGCGAGGGCGGCCCGTTACGATCCGGCGGTGACTCCCCGTGCCGTCCCACCGACCGTCCCTGCCCGGGAATCGCTGGCCGACTCGGTGCACTCCTCGCTGCTGGCCTGGCTCATGGACGGCAACGCGGGGCCGGGGGAGCCCTTGAGCATCGACGGTCTGGCCCGGACCCTGGGGGTGTCGCCGACCCCGGTGCGGGAGGCGATGGCGCGCATCGAGCGGACCGGCCTGGTCGAGCGGGTCGCCATGCGCGGGTACCGGGTGGCCGGGCTGCTCTCGCCGCAGGAGGTGCAGGAGCTGATGGACGCGCGTCTGCTCCTGGAGTGCCACAACGCCGCGGCGGCCGCCGCCCGCGTCGACGACGCCCTGCTCGACGTGCTGGAGGCCACGGTGCACCGCATGGAGGAGGCGCCCAAGGGGCCGTCGTTCGCCGACTACCAGGACTACCACCGGGCCGACAACGAGTTCCACCGGCTGGTGAACCGCGCGGGTGGCAACGTGTTCCTCGCCGACGCCTTCGAGGCGTTGAACGGGCAGGTCCAGCGGTTCCGGCTGCGGCTGGTGGGGGACGGCGTCACCGACGCCGAGATGGCGGTCGCGGAGCACGGCGCGCTCGTGCGGGCCCTGCGGTCGCGCGACGCGCGCGCGGCGGCCGGGCGCATGCGCGAGCACCTCGAGGCCGTGCGCGCGCGGGCGGTCGCGGACAGCGCCGCCGCCGGGTACGGCGCGCGCGAGGGCTGAGGTGCCGCACGGGGTTGACACCTAGATCCTATTGGATGTTCCCTGGCCTCGACGGGTGCGCGCCCTCCCGGAGACGTGGACCCACGACGACCCGACGATGACCCGACCGTCGATCCCGTCCGCTGACCCCCGACCCCAGGAGACCCCCATGGAGTTCCCCACCCGCCGCACGGCCGTCGTCACCGGCGTCGGCGCACCCCGCGGCATCGGCCGCGTCGTGGCCCGTCGCCTCGCGGACGACGGCTGGAGCCTCGGCCTGGTCGACATCTCCGCGACCGGCGTCGAGGAGATCACCCGCGAACTGTCCGACGCGGGCGCGCAGGTCCACGGCGTCGTCGCCGACATCGCCTCGCCCGACTCCGTCGCGGACGCGTTCGCGCAGTTCGACGCCTCGCTGCCCCCGGTCGTCGGCCTGGTCAACCTCGCCGGCGTCGCCGACCCCACCCCGCTGATGGACCTCACCCTGGAGGGCTGGAACCGGACGATGGCCGTCAACGCCACCGGCTCGCTGCTGATGGTCCAGGCCGCGGCCCGCCGGATGGTCGAGGTCGGGGTGGGGCGCATCGTCAACACCTCCTCGATCACCGCGGTCGACGGCGGCGGGACGTTCTCCAAGACCTCCTACGCCGCGGCCAAGGCGGCCGTGCTCGGGCTGACCCGCGGCGCGGCCCGCGAACTCGGCCCGCACGGCATCACCGCCAACGCGATCCTGCCCGGCCCCGTCGACACCGACATCATGGGCGGCACGCTGACCGACGAGCGCAAGGCCGCGATGTCCGCGGGGATCCCCGTCGGGCGCGTCGGGACCCCGGCCGACATCGCCGCCGTGGTCGCGTTCCTGCTGTCCGAGGAGGCCGGGTTCGTCACCGGCGCCAGCTACCAGGTCGACGGCGGCAAGCACATCAACTGACCCCGCGGACGCGGGAGCGCCCGCCCCGGACCCGGGGCGGGCGTTCCCGTTCGCGGGGGGATCAGGTGTGGAACACGTACTCCGTCGTCGTGGCGAACTCCGCACCCGGGCGCAGCACCGGGTCCCCCAGCGCCGCGAGCGCCGGCTGGTTCACCGCGTCGGGCAGCAGCTGCGTCTCCAGGCACAGCGCGTCGCCCTGCCGGACGGGCCGGCCCTCCGGCGTGCGCCACGCGCCGGTCAGGAAGTTGCCCGTGTAGAACTGCAGGCCCGGCAGGTCGGTGCGGACGCGCACCGTGCGGCCCGACAGCGGGCCCGAGACCGACCCCACCTCGCGGAACGTCCCCGGGTCGTCCAGGACGAGGCAGTGGTCGTACCCGCCGGCGCGCAGCAGCTGCTCGTCGGCGTCGCGCAGGCGGTCCCCGATGCGGGTGGGGGAGGAGAGGTCGAAGGGCGTGCCCGCGGTCGGTGCGAGTTCCCCGGTCGGGATCAGGTCCTCGTCGACGGGCAGGTAGCGGGAGGCCGCCACGTGCGCGACGTGGTCCTCGACGGACCCGGCGCCGTCGAGCGCGAAGTAGGCGTGGTTCGTGAGGTTCACCGGGGTCGGGGCGTCGGTGCTCGCTCGGTGGTCCAGCCGCAGCACGACCTGCTCGCCGTCCTGGCGCAGCGAGTACGTGCAGGAGACCTCGACCGTGCCGGGGAACCCCATGTCGCCGTCCGGGCTGGTCAGGCAGAACCGGACCGCCGGGACACCGTCGGCCTCGGTCTCCTCCGCCGTCCACACCCGCTGGTCGAAACCTTCCGCCCCGCCGTGCAGGGCGTTGGGGCCGTCGTTGCGGGGCACGGTGTGCTGGACGCCGTCGAGGGTGAAC
Protein-coding regions in this window:
- a CDS encoding purine-cytosine permease family protein, with amino-acid sequence MSEVPATPQARVGGVEVELNGVNAVGQDERHGRPRDLFWPWFAANVSVLAVSYGSFVLGFGISFWQATGVSVAGVFLSYVVVGLVAIAGKRGSAPTMTLSRAAFGVHGNRLPSLVSWLLTLGWETSLAAVAVLATATVLDRLGAGGGTGTKLVALVVVVGLVVLAGTLGFRVIMRVQRWITVVTAVLTVAYIVFAAGSIDLGTVLALPAGDTAAVVGAFTMVMTGFGLGWANAAADYSRYLPRDASSGGVVLWTTLGSSLGPAVLLVFGALVVGSQPGLSETVAQDPVGALTGILPTWFLVPFAVVAVLGLVGGAVMDIYSSGLALLNVGLRVPRPVAVLLDGALMVAGAVYIAFFSADFLIPFQGFLITLGVPIAAWAGIFLADLATRSAGYAEDELLDPRGRYGAVRPLALGTMVVATVVGWGLVTNGGASWLTWQGYLLGPIGGRDGEWAYANIGVLLALVLGFAVVAVFGRGEVRRQERR
- the add gene encoding adenosine deaminase translates to MPSPRSLTALPKVHVHAHLDGSYPRDAVLALARRRGVEVDLPERVGTPGGPGGWRDVWEFFEAYGRVPALVADLDDLAELCEALVAQEAAQGVVYFEPAVEPQLYAPRLGSLRDVTRVVLAALADAAARHGIEVGALVTVNTDQDEPVAADLTDVAVEFAGAGVTAFGTAGFEEPSGLHRFADHAARARAAGLPVVAHAGQTGGWECVAEAVDVLGASRISHGVRSVENPAFVRRLVEAGVVLDVAPVSNVALGVVPDLASHPAPVLHRAGVGLTLNADDQLWFGRGVSEQYAVARDVWGFSDTDLAALAGHGSRVTGMSARTRRVLGAGLAAWLDGA
- a CDS encoding LysR family transcriptional regulator, whose translation is MGERTGRGGGELDVRSLRYLVAVARERSFTTAAALLQVSQPALSQAIARMEALVGGRLVVRDARGVAREGPALTPAGQALLADAAHVGEVLDRALARARRAAAAGERERLTVGIGTSTPRRVSTRLVEATRESPLLDVVLRHVPWGRELQDLRDGSVDVVFLHLAPGQGVDPRLRTAHVSDVERVAVFAGGHRLAGAGSLSVAELDDEPIVDAGSDRDVWLVDPRPSGVSPVVVGPPATTVEEMLAVVATGRAMAITSATVAAAHRSDDIAFVPLRDLAPLALHLAALADDGRPVVADLLASF
- a CDS encoding GntR family transcriptional regulator; amino-acid sequence: MTPRAVPPTVPARESLADSVHSSLLAWLMDGNAGPGEPLSIDGLARTLGVSPTPVREAMARIERTGLVERVAMRGYRVAGLLSPQEVQELMDARLLLECHNAAAAAARVDDALLDVLEATVHRMEEAPKGPSFADYQDYHRADNEFHRLVNRAGGNVFLADAFEALNGQVQRFRLRLVGDGVTDAEMAVAEHGALVRALRSRDARAAAGRMREHLEAVRARAVADSAAAGYGAREG
- a CDS encoding SDR family NAD(P)-dependent oxidoreductase, whose product is MEFPTRRTAVVTGVGAPRGIGRVVARRLADDGWSLGLVDISATGVEEITRELSDAGAQVHGVVADIASPDSVADAFAQFDASLPPVVGLVNLAGVADPTPLMDLTLEGWNRTMAVNATGSLLMVQAAARRMVEVGVGRIVNTSSITAVDGGGTFSKTSYAAAKAAVLGLTRGAARELGPHGITANAILPGPVDTDIMGGTLTDERKAAMSAGIPVGRVGTPADIAAVVAFLLSEEAGFVTGASYQVDGGKHIN
- a CDS encoding aldose epimerase family protein, with the translated sequence MTSPTVQRSPFGRTRRGEPVERWELRLPSGASAAVLTRGATLHRVRVPDARGELGDVVVALGDVAAYEAADGYPGASVGRVANRLAGGRFTLDGVQHTVPRNDGPNALHGGAEGFDQRVWTAEETEADGVPAVRFCLTSPDGDMGFPGTVEVSCTYSLRQDGEQVVLRLDHRASTDAPTPVNLTNHAYFALDGAGSVEDHVAHVAASRYLPVDEDLIPTGELAPTAGTPFDLSSPTRIGDRLRDADEQLLRAGGYDHCLVLDDPGTFREVGSVSGPLSGRTVRVRTDLPGLQFYTGNFLTGAWRTPEGRPVRQGDALCLETQLLPDAVNQPALAALGDPVLRPGAEFATTTEYVFHT